In one window of Poriferisphaera corsica DNA:
- a CDS encoding bifunctional transcriptional activator/DNA repair enzyme AdaA, which translates to MFPKSKQSELYTALVNKDPNYEGIFFAGIKTTNIFCRPTCPARKPNPENCEYFKTPQDALLAGYRPCKRCHPLSLPSQTSSLIKKLIDAVEAEPEKRWKDRDFHALGADPSTVRRHFKKRFGMTFVAYARARRMGLALSNIRTGKPIIQSQLAAGYESASGFRDAFSRIMGTPPSKNKQQTHLSADWIDTPLGPMIAIADDSHLHLLEFVDRRGLEREVERLRLKRNAVIIPNQTAITKSIAKELTQYFQGKLKTFKTPTIYLGSPFQQQVWDTLRTIPYGSTWSYSQLAYQLNRPTAARAVARANGTNQLAIIIPCHRIINKDGNLGGYAGGIPRKQQLLNLESKSVE; encoded by the coding sequence ATGTTCCCAAAATCCAAACAATCCGAACTCTATACCGCCCTCGTCAACAAAGACCCCAACTACGAAGGCATCTTCTTCGCAGGCATCAAGACCACCAACATCTTCTGCCGCCCCACCTGCCCCGCGCGCAAACCCAATCCCGAAAACTGTGAGTACTTCAAAACGCCGCAAGACGCGCTCCTCGCAGGCTACCGCCCCTGCAAACGCTGCCACCCTCTCTCACTCCCCTCACAAACCTCCTCGCTCATCAAAAAACTCATCGACGCCGTCGAAGCCGAACCCGAAAAACGCTGGAAAGATCGTGATTTCCACGCACTCGGCGCCGACCCCTCAACTGTCCGCCGCCACTTTAAAAAACGTTTTGGCATGACCTTTGTCGCATACGCACGCGCCCGCCGTATGGGCCTCGCACTCTCAAACATCCGCACCGGTAAACCCATTATCCAGTCCCAGCTCGCCGCCGGCTACGAATCCGCCTCAGGTTTCCGCGACGCCTTCTCACGCATCATGGGCACGCCACCCTCAAAAAACAAACAGCAAACTCATCTAAGCGCTGATTGGATTGATACGCCGCTAGGCCCAATGATTGCCATTGCTGACGACTCCCACCTCCACCTCCTCGAATTCGTCGACCGTCGCGGCCTCGAACGTGAAGTCGAACGCCTCCGCCTTAAACGCAACGCCGTCATCATCCCCAACCAAACCGCCATCACTAAATCTATCGCAAAAGAACTCACCCAGTACTTCCAAGGCAAACTCAAAACCTTCAAAACCCCCACCATCTACCTCGGCTCCCCCTTCCAGCAACAAGTCTGGGACACACTCCGCACCATCCCCTACGGCTCAACCTGGTCTTACTCACAACTTGCCTATCAACTGAATAGACCTACCGCAGCCCGCGCCGTCGCCCGCGCCAACGGCACCAACCAACTCGCCATCATCATTCCTTGCCACCGCATCATCAACAAAGACGGCAACCTCGGCGGCTACGCCGGCGGCATCCCCCGCAAACAGCAACTCCTCAACCTCGAATCAAAATCCGTTGAATAA
- a CDS encoding ThuA domain-containing protein: MSKKPIRVTVWHEHVHEKTNKTVAEIYPDGMHAEMKAAIEEYLGEDVVVRTALLEEAEHGLTDEVLAETDVMTWWGHCAHDQVDDAIVEKVHKRVLEGMGLVVLHSGHYAKIFKKLMGTSCSLRWREAAEKERLWCVDGGHPIADGLEGEFFELPETEMYGEYFDIPTPEETVFISWFEGGEIFRSCCTWTRGKGKVVYFRPGHETFPIYYNKDVRRVLANSVKYVAPRSSAPVRVFDAPCIAEPLEEIKGDHEVDQSLHEH; encoded by the coding sequence ATGAGCAAGAAGCCGATTCGTGTGACGGTGTGGCATGAGCATGTGCATGAAAAAACGAACAAGACCGTGGCTGAGATTTATCCGGATGGGATGCATGCGGAGATGAAGGCTGCGATTGAAGAATATTTGGGTGAAGATGTTGTTGTGAGAACAGCTTTACTAGAAGAGGCGGAGCATGGCCTGACAGACGAGGTGCTGGCTGAGACGGATGTGATGACGTGGTGGGGACATTGTGCTCACGACCAAGTGGATGACGCGATTGTCGAGAAGGTGCATAAGCGTGTGTTAGAGGGTATGGGCTTAGTGGTGCTGCACTCGGGGCATTATGCGAAGATCTTCAAGAAATTGATGGGTACGAGTTGCTCACTTCGTTGGCGTGAAGCGGCGGAGAAAGAGCGATTGTGGTGCGTGGATGGCGGTCATCCGATTGCGGATGGTTTGGAGGGTGAATTCTTCGAATTGCCTGAAACTGAGATGTATGGTGAGTATTTTGATATTCCGACGCCTGAAGAGACGGTGTTTATCTCTTGGTTTGAGGGTGGCGAAATCTTCAGGTCATGCTGCACATGGACGCGTGGTAAGGGTAAGGTCGTTTACTTCCGGCCGGGACATGAGACGTTCCCGATTTACTACAACAAGGATGTACGCCGCGTGTTGGCAAACAGCGTAAAGTATGTCGCGCCTCGATCGAGTGCTCCTGTGCGTGTGTTTGATGCACCGTGCATTGCAGAGCCTTTGGAAGAGATCAAGGGCGATCACGAAGTGGATCAGTCGTTGCACGAACACTAA
- a CDS encoding choice-of-anchor K domain-containing protein, translated as MFISAMPCSKLIAATVPVTRSGYTNSYFNVPDEQPENAIWSEAPHTGVGEILYTGRPNNWYSPPTVVRINGSYIRPGTELTDPFKAAKFYFYAGNIEDGSMIESFETAITIPGIAETFTFDFQLQDNSDGTQAVLIADDIAEQIVSIDGIEYQLQMLGFKTNGPDIYSLSLITNNNRVMTSNLHFQLIPATVPLPATGSMAISALALLFLKRRRS; from the coding sequence GTGTTCATCAGCGCAATGCCATGCTCAAAGCTGATTGCTGCAACCGTGCCCGTGACACGTTCTGGCTACACAAACTCTTATTTTAATGTGCCCGATGAACAACCTGAAAACGCAATATGGAGCGAAGCGCCCCATACAGGTGTCGGTGAAATACTCTATACAGGTAGGCCTAACAACTGGTACAGCCCTCCTACAGTCGTCCGTATTAATGGCTCATACATCCGACCAGGAACCGAGCTTACCGATCCATTCAAAGCCGCTAAATTCTACTTTTACGCAGGTAATATTGAAGATGGTTCCATGATCGAATCATTCGAAACCGCTATCACAATTCCTGGCATTGCAGAAACATTTACTTTTGATTTTCAATTGCAGGATAACAGTGATGGTACACAAGCAGTGCTTATCGCTGATGATATCGCAGAGCAAATCGTCAGTATTGATGGTATCGAATATCAGCTGCAAATGCTTGGGTTTAAAACCAATGGCCCCGACATCTACTCACTTTCGCTCATCACAAACAACAACCGTGTGATGACAAGCAACCTTCATTTTCAACTCATCCCCGCAACAGTACCACTCCCCGCAACTGGAAGCATGGCTATCTCAGCATTAGCTCTACTCTTTCTTAAGCGGCGAAGATCCTGA
- a CDS encoding MerR family transcriptional regulator, protein MLSKWLSVEEAATALGVSATTVRRRISANAVEWQQNEGRREVKVYFEQGTEDQPGMGLVLERNGAPIEQHDTPRMKAAHKQPQDLQEPIELEPARPNAQVLGGQNYSPLPSDEVGTPDEDEDWNEISENQTEAERWPMGKPGFLKPSHLLNDQEEKDDLSPEAQARRFQKLAGASVLLAQRQADEANEKIAILHNHTYRMRQMCYLAWSAAAVIALASIGTVAFTSSSAPAAAVAAPASTTAVPTEMQTDYSEFAEAAMEDTSFLDNQNHEFAGMPIQEITAQTTLEELTQIEQKSQQPNKLQNENDSLRKQLKSMKSQLQKMEQKSDRARRALQDALNEEAMLH, encoded by the coding sequence ATGCTCAGCAAATGGTTATCAGTCGAAGAAGCAGCAACCGCACTCGGCGTCAGCGCCACTACCGTACGCAGACGTATCTCTGCGAATGCCGTCGAATGGCAACAAAACGAAGGACGCCGCGAAGTTAAAGTCTACTTCGAACAAGGCACCGAAGATCAGCCCGGCATGGGACTCGTCCTCGAACGCAATGGCGCACCAATCGAGCAGCACGACACGCCGCGCATGAAAGCTGCTCATAAACAACCACAAGATTTACAAGAGCCCATCGAATTAGAACCCGCTCGCCCAAACGCGCAAGTGCTAGGCGGCCAAAATTACTCTCCACTCCCATCCGACGAAGTTGGCACGCCCGATGAGGATGAAGATTGGAACGAGATATCAGAAAATCAAACCGAAGCCGAGCGTTGGCCTATGGGTAAGCCCGGCTTCCTCAAACCTTCTCACCTGCTCAATGATCAGGAAGAAAAGGATGATCTCTCACCCGAAGCCCAAGCCCGCCGCTTCCAGAAACTTGCCGGCGCCAGCGTGCTTCTAGCTCAAAGACAAGCCGACGAAGCGAACGAAAAGATCGCCATCCTTCACAATCACACCTACCGCATGCGTCAGATGTGCTACCTCGCGTGGTCTGCCGCAGCCGTGATTGCACTCGCCTCCATTGGCACCGTAGCATTCACCAGCTCATCCGCACCGGCCGCTGCCGTCGCGGCCCCAGCTTCCACAACCGCTGTGCCAACAGAAATGCAGACAGACTACTCTGAATTCGCCGAAGCCGCGATGGAAGACACCAGTTTTCTCGATAATCAAAATCACGAGTTCGCCGGCATGCCGATACAGGAAATTACCGCACAAACCACCCTTGAAGAACTCACGCAAATCGAGCAGAAAAGTCAGCAACCCAATAAGCTCCAGAACGAAAATGATTCGCTCCGCAAGCAGCTTAAATCCATGAAGTCACAGCTTCAGAAAATGGAACAAAAAAGTGATCGTGCTCGCCGCGCTCTTCAAGACGCGCTCAATGAAGAAGCGATGCTGCACTAA
- a CDS encoding choice-of-anchor K domain-containing protein, protein MKFPTMTTLTADMSSLNTKASVFEIGRISHYHNPADREAIDLTVTLQFDHPNLDRRVFTFALESKNNHHGRDTIYITHNDVSRCSFQLETHTYAVRLLGFGNDPLNLTRSTQMHKATHNTEKLFAEFIDITNPKDVTSAPLAEPFTILGLIAVQRPH, encoded by the coding sequence ATGAAATTTCCAACCATGACCACACTGACTGCAGACATGAGTTCTTTAAATACCAAAGCGTCAGTATTCGAGATCGGTCGTATCAGCCATTACCACAACCCCGCTGATCGTGAAGCCATCGACCTGACCGTGACGCTCCAGTTCGACCACCCCAATCTAGACAGGCGCGTCTTTACTTTTGCGCTCGAGTCAAAGAATAACCATCACGGTAGAGATACCATTTACATCACACACAACGATGTGTCTCGGTGTTCCTTTCAACTCGAAACTCACACCTATGCCGTTCGCCTTCTCGGCTTCGGCAATGACCCACTCAACCTCACACGTTCAACGCAAATGCATAAAGCCACACACAACACTGAAAAACTCTTTGCCGAGTTCATCGACATTACCAACCCCAAAGACGTGACCTCAGCTCCCCTCGCCGAACCTTTCACGATTCTCGGCCTCATCGCAGTTCAACGCCCACATTAA
- a CDS encoding choice-of-anchor K domain-containing protein: MKPTVILACTTALCAAFPLAASTITGTVKETTIDIKADDNPNAYYSRFGSNHGLRLGVNSYPLYRIEDTFQAQYGYDPFNVDPGEAFELASFNHWNGTNTDGTTPSVIQMSLFFDFLSPEKESKELTFDLNFQNGSGKTSDTFSLPEKSFANETFTINDQTYTVELLGLKEANKPITKTIVTGTTSSNTNFSLLGRFIVIPEPGTIVLAATGLIAIVVSRRDRKPKKS; the protein is encoded by the coding sequence ATGAAACCAACAGTCATATTGGCCTGCACGACAGCACTATGCGCAGCCTTCCCACTAGCTGCCTCAACGATTACAGGCACAGTCAAAGAAACCACGATCGACATCAAAGCCGATGATAACCCCAATGCCTATTACTCACGCTTCGGTAGCAACCACGGCTTACGTCTTGGTGTGAACTCATATCCGCTTTATAGAATCGAGGATACGTTCCAGGCGCAATACGGCTACGACCCTTTCAATGTTGATCCCGGCGAAGCATTTGAACTGGCATCCTTTAATCATTGGAACGGTACCAATACCGATGGCACCACCCCGTCCGTTATACAAATGAGCCTGTTTTTCGATTTTCTTTCACCTGAGAAAGAATCGAAAGAACTCACTTTCGATCTCAATTTCCAGAATGGGTCTGGCAAAACAAGCGACACGTTTTCACTTCCCGAAAAATCATTCGCAAACGAAACGTTCACCATCAATGATCAAACCTACACAGTCGAACTTTTGGGTTTGAAAGAGGCAAACAAACCGATCACAAAGACAATCGTCACTGGCACGACCTCATCCAATACCAACTTCTCACTGCTAGGCCGCTTCATTGTGATCCCCGAGCCGGGCACAATTGTGCTGGCTGCAACAGGTCTTATCGCGATAGTTGTCTCCAGGCGAGATCGTAAACCCAAGAAGTCATAG
- a CDS encoding AsmA family protein encodes MKWIIRSVIALLIVVLIIVSILYIYIDTIARRGIEYAANYATGTKSTLAAANVGILKGSLTLTELKIYNPPSFGDTTFFDLKNGKTAVELSTLRQDTVVIPLLELNDLNLNIISNKGSTNYQPIFDHMSKLQEDAKKSEQGDTGSQKGFVINEILITDIKVNVDYEGQNYPVKIPKIQLKDIGSGTDSGVVLSQVTGIIIEAIMKSVIENAPEVLPKLMLNGLQNGVNGIGDIGSYSSETLGNIIGNIPGGQELNEAIKGSGKSLEEGFGNLFGGSKEEAGSK; translated from the coding sequence ATGAAATGGATCATCCGTAGCGTCATCGCACTGCTTATCGTCGTCCTCATCATCGTCTCTATCCTCTACATCTACATCGATACCATCGCACGTCGCGGCATCGAGTACGCCGCAAACTATGCCACCGGCACAAAATCCACTCTCGCCGCCGCAAACGTCGGTATCCTCAAAGGCTCACTCACACTCACCGAACTCAAAATCTACAACCCCCCATCCTTCGGCGACACAACCTTCTTCGACCTCAAAAACGGCAAGACCGCCGTCGAACTCTCAACCCTCCGCCAAGACACCGTCGTCATCCCTCTCCTCGAACTCAACGACCTCAATCTCAACATCATCTCAAACAAAGGTAGCACCAACTACCAACCCATCTTTGACCACATGTCTAAACTCCAGGAAGACGCCAAAAAATCCGAGCAGGGCGACACAGGCTCACAAAAAGGCTTCGTTATCAACGAAATCCTCATCACCGACATCAAAGTCAACGTCGACTACGAGGGACAAAACTACCCCGTTAAAATCCCCAAAATACAACTCAAAGACATCGGCTCCGGCACAGATTCCGGCGTCGTCCTCTCACAAGTCACCGGCATCATCATCGAAGCCATCATGAAGTCCGTCATTGAAAACGCACCCGAGGTTCTACCCAAGCTCATGCTCAACGGCTTACAAAACGGCGTCAACGGCATCGGCGACATCGGCTCATACTCCTCCGAAACACTTGGCAACATCATCGGCAATATCCCCGGCGGACAAGAACTCAACGAAGCCATCAAAGGCAGCGGTAAATCCCTCGAAGAAGGCTTCGGCAACCTCTTCGGCGGCTCAAAAGAAGAAGCCGGCTCAAAGTAA
- a CDS encoding VOC family protein has translation MIRQLAHLCIHSKDLAKTEWFYCGVLGLKKKFTFEKDGEEFGFYIELGERTFIEVFQGEVAGEGNIRHMAIEVDDMEAVRTSLAEAGIEVGEKSFGADHAWQMWVKDPDGNAIEFHEYTAKAMQLTGGVCSVDWT, from the coding sequence ATGATTAGACAGTTAGCACATTTGTGTATTCACTCAAAAGATTTGGCGAAGACGGAATGGTTTTACTGCGGGGTGCTTGGGCTGAAGAAGAAATTTACGTTTGAAAAAGATGGGGAAGAATTTGGGTTTTATATTGAATTGGGGGAACGCACATTTATTGAGGTGTTTCAAGGGGAAGTGGCTGGGGAGGGAAATATTAGACATATGGCGATTGAAGTGGATGATATGGAAGCGGTGCGGACGAGTTTAGCTGAAGCAGGCATTGAGGTGGGCGAGAAATCGTTTGGGGCGGATCACGCGTGGCAGATGTGGGTGAAAGATCCGGATGGCAATGCGATAGAGTTTCATGAATATACGGCGAAGGCGATGCAGTTAACAGGCGGCGTATGCAGCGTCGATTGGACGTAG
- a CDS encoding NfeD family protein: MKKQACYSGLFYIITLLLITLLLFPSIQAQQSSSTPPQSPPQTSNESADNAKQTDKNQPLIFDWTNGPSSPASSSETNASADLSDKPSTDADPEIDGSNNPNFGSAISSSPTNFTPNNPSLAATKPSGSTIAVIPVETEIYSFVKTSMERRVQRAVDSGASLIVFEFNTFGGELPAALEIAKFIKDPVKVPVETIAWVNNKAYSAGILLASACDEIVMSPASTIGDSAPIQPGAELSPTERAKALSPLLEEFRDNAREAGLDYAPFHAMCVLGVEVFYIQNPKTGERHLVNQADYAWMVNGDDFDTTLYKDDPYAVGAVTYEIAPINQPQLKGTWEPVSVLPSGAMLPNGLVHPGNTLFTLNQTRAQDIGISKATIATNQELEQYYSAHSLIVIPQTWSEGAAAFLTNPLIRGFLVIALLVGAYMEFQTPGIGIAGAVAVLALIILLGAPLIAGFADVWHIVMFFIGFVLLVIEIAFTPTFGLLGILGILMMFAGLVLSVVPSGGGPSFGPVPLPPSYQWGRVMGSTLSILGGTFVSVVCMYFITRYFGKIPFLNRLVLEDDMLLVDGSEVGMGLGRDEEAKRWSDVSGAEVLGEGEISEGAVGTADTDLRPAGTADFDGAKVDVVTRGEWIEIGIEVRVVEVSGNIIVVEEVRS, encoded by the coding sequence ATGAAAAAGCAAGCATGCTACAGCGGATTGTTCTACATCATCACCTTGCTCTTGATCACGCTTCTTCTTTTCCCTTCTATTCAAGCGCAGCAATCCTCTAGTACCCCTCCGCAATCACCACCCCAAACATCCAACGAGTCTGCCGATAACGCTAAGCAAACCGATAAAAATCAGCCGCTCATCTTCGACTGGACCAACGGACCATCCTCCCCTGCCTCCTCCTCAGAAACGAACGCGTCAGCTGATCTTTCAGACAAACCTAGCACCGATGCCGATCCAGAAATCGATGGCAGCAACAACCCCAACTTCGGGTCCGCCATCAGCAGCTCGCCAACCAACTTCACACCGAATAATCCATCACTCGCCGCCACCAAACCCTCCGGCTCAACCATCGCCGTTATCCCCGTTGAAACCGAAATCTACAGCTTCGTCAAAACCTCGATGGAACGACGTGTCCAAAGAGCCGTTGACTCAGGCGCCTCGCTCATCGTCTTCGAATTCAACACCTTTGGTGGCGAACTCCCCGCCGCACTCGAAATCGCCAAATTCATCAAAGACCCCGTCAAAGTCCCCGTAGAAACCATCGCATGGGTCAACAACAAAGCCTACTCCGCAGGCATCCTCCTTGCCTCGGCCTGCGATGAAATCGTCATGTCACCCGCCTCAACCATCGGCGACAGCGCGCCAATCCAACCCGGCGCCGAACTCTCGCCCACCGAACGCGCAAAAGCGCTTTCGCCCCTCCTCGAAGAGTTCCGCGACAATGCCCGCGAAGCAGGTCTGGACTATGCCCCATTCCACGCCATGTGCGTTCTTGGCGTTGAGGTCTTTTACATCCAAAACCCCAAAACCGGCGAGCGGCATCTCGTCAATCAAGCTGACTACGCATGGATGGTGAATGGCGATGACTTCGATACCACCTTATATAAAGACGATCCGTACGCCGTCGGCGCTGTGACTTACGAAATCGCACCCATCAATCAACCGCAACTCAAAGGCACATGGGAGCCGGTTTCCGTTCTCCCCAGTGGCGCCATGCTCCCCAACGGCCTCGTCCATCCCGGCAACACACTCTTCACACTCAATCAAACCCGCGCGCAAGACATTGGCATATCAAAAGCAACCATTGCAACGAATCAAGAGCTAGAACAGTACTATTCAGCGCATAGTCTCATTGTTATTCCGCAGACATGGAGTGAAGGCGCTGCCGCATTTTTGACCAACCCGCTCATCCGTGGTTTTCTTGTCATCGCGCTGCTTGTTGGCGCATACATGGAATTTCAAACCCCCGGCATCGGTATTGCCGGTGCGGTCGCAGTACTGGCGCTGATCATTCTGCTCGGCGCTCCGCTCATCGCAGGTTTTGCCGACGTGTGGCACATCGTCATGTTCTTCATTGGATTTGTATTACTCGTTATCGAGATTGCATTTACGCCAACCTTTGGCCTGCTCGGAATTCTTGGAATTCTGATGATGTTCGCGGGTTTGGTTTTGTCGGTTGTACCGAGTGGTGGTGGGCCGTCGTTTGGGCCTGTGCCGCTTCCGCCGTCATATCAGTGGGGGCGTGTGATGGGTTCGACGTTGAGTATTTTGGGTGGGACGTTTGTGAGCGTTGTTTGTATGTACTTTATTACCAGATATTTCGGGAAGATTCCATTTTTGAATCGTTTGGTGTTGGAGGATGATATGTTGTTGGTTGACGGGAGTGAGGTTGGGATGGGTTTGGGCCGAGATGAGGAAGCGAAAAGATGGTCGGATGTTTCTGGCGCGGAAGTATTGGGCGAGGGAGAGATATCAGAAGGTGCTGTGGGCACAGCAGATACGGATTTGCGGCCTGCGGGTACGGCGGACTTTGATGGGGCGAAAGTGGATGTGGTAACGCGCGGTGAATGGATCGAAATCGGGATTGAGGTGCGCGTTGTCGAGGTGAGCGGGAACATTATTGTGGTTGAAGAAGTGCGCAGCTGA
- a CDS encoding SDR family oxidoreductase, translating to MQFTNKTILITGSNRGLGRALLNQLLKRNVNKIYACARNLNTLDNITHPKVHKLQLDITNPDHIQAAAQTAPDTNILINNAGIAAYENPLTTNNLDLIHRDFNTNLFSTLNMMRAFTPILQQNTPAAIINIVSIAAFVNFPFLGGYAASKAALFSLTQGIRIQLANTDIAVHTVNPGPIDTDMTQNIDMQKTSPTDAANAILSALIADQPDIFPDPTSQHMFNQWQQNYLDLEQAVLDMTTSPANHQ from the coding sequence ATGCAATTTACGAACAAAACCATCCTCATCACCGGCTCAAACCGCGGGCTCGGCCGCGCCCTCCTCAATCAGCTTCTAAAACGCAACGTCAACAAAATCTACGCCTGCGCCCGCAACCTCAACACCCTCGACAACATCACCCATCCCAAAGTTCACAAACTCCAGCTCGACATCACCAATCCAGACCACATCCAAGCCGCCGCACAAACCGCACCCGACACCAACATCCTCATCAACAACGCAGGCATCGCCGCCTATGAAAACCCGCTCACCACCAATAACCTCGACCTCATCCATCGCGATTTCAATACCAACCTCTTCAGCACCCTCAACATGATGCGTGCCTTCACCCCCATCCTCCAACAAAACACGCCCGCCGCCATCATCAACATCGTCTCCATCGCCGCCTTCGTCAACTTCCCATTTCTCGGCGGATACGCCGCCTCAAAAGCCGCACTCTTCTCACTCACCCAAGGCATCCGCATCCAGCTCGCCAACACCGACATCGCCGTCCACACCGTCAATCCCGGCCCAATCGATACCGATATGACCCAAAACATCGATATGCAAAAAACCAGTCCCACCGATGCCGCCAATGCTATACTGAGCGCATTGATCGCTGACCAACCCGACATCTTCCCAGACCCCACCAGTCAGCACATGTTCAATCAATGGCAACAAAACTACCTTGATCTCGAACAAGCCGTCCTCGACATGACCACCTCGCCTGCGAACCATCAGTAA
- a CDS encoding choice-of-anchor K domain-containing protein, with translation MAFARIHKKRFFAFIATLIIGVPIFITSNASAAMFTGRVSTNTISINDDLNPDATYKEEYNNRLIRLGQNPSPGYTIEDTLQTLAGYNPIETDASEAFSVGGITHWNGKTVADTAPDSIAYNVNLNFSGDNASLGPQTFTFNLDFNAGAEGESDVYSIPDTAISDQTFTYNGVTYALQLLGFGNNPNAINADFITGGLYSNSNSNILAQFVEIPATVPTPAAGTLALASLAALALKRNRNTRTKRTT, from the coding sequence ATGGCATTCGCACGCATTCATAAAAAAAGATTTTTTGCTTTTATTGCCACACTCATTATCGGTGTGCCAATATTTATAACATCAAACGCATCCGCAGCAATGTTCACCGGACGAGTGTCCACCAACACAATCAGCATCAATGACGATCTGAATCCCGATGCAACCTATAAAGAAGAATACAACAATCGTCTCATACGCCTCGGCCAAAATCCGTCGCCCGGATACACCATCGAAGATACGCTCCAAACACTTGCTGGTTATAACCCAATCGAAACTGATGCATCAGAAGCGTTTAGTGTGGGTGGCATCACGCACTGGAACGGAAAAACCGTTGCTGATACCGCGCCAGATTCCATCGCGTACAATGTGAATCTCAATTTCTCTGGCGATAATGCTTCTCTTGGCCCGCAAACCTTCACATTCAACCTCGACTTCAATGCTGGCGCTGAAGGTGAGTCCGATGTTTATAGCATCCCAGACACCGCGATCTCTGATCAAACTTTCACATACAATGGCGTAACCTACGCGCTTCAACTCCTTGGCTTTGGTAACAATCCAAACGCGATCAACGCCGACTTTATCACCGGCGGTCTCTACTCAAATAGTAACTCAAATATCTTGGCTCAATTCGTCGAGATCCCCGCAACGGTTCCAACACCAGCCGCCGGCACACTTGCCCTTGCTTCCTTAGCCGCACTTGCACTGAAGCGAAATAGAAACACACGCACAAAACGCACAACTTAG